From the genome of Solidesulfovibrio carbinolicus, one region includes:
- a CDS encoding MFS transporter has protein sequence MLALLAVGYAIGWSAVHSMLVKRLGIEYLPYTYIGISLLGVVGSSIYLSFADAVRRDRLLIWFCGLTGLALLASRLLVTARPDAEPNATPSLALFFAAVFFAQGVGNATLGTQVWTIVNDLLRPSQGRRIYPMLGTAGTIGGIAGGASIHFLAERFGTANLIVLWAFAILAIIPMTLFVRARFGGELRGLRPNHLAKKAHSERLGEGVRFFLSSRMARTLGVVALLFWIVGSIADFQYTRIMNNTFTDEASLAGYYGIYGMLINASGLVVQFFCSAYLIRRIGVGRGFLALPATALGGFALVGASFTFWPGLVLRYAWDMVGMTVQGNSYQLALNAIPSNLRGRMRGLLDGVINPLGGVFGGLLILGLHFFFDHRLETGWNDPVTLSGMVLTVAWIFFVLSARESYFSLLENNMKSNERRTVLDAIESLEEPGSQRAAELLDLAATSQDPEIRASVARTRGGSRDQYALAGLLQSVHDENYRVRLAAVRSLARFPAGIPGPAQTEIDRLLESDPEPQVRAAAFQALLAGHCAGEARSLADKWLGHTDPRIRAHAVEAVGRTNWDHRPLLAPLLSDPAPLVRAWAARVLLREETTREQATQVLALVLEDVAAGTDAHELALATLHGSGPMPAIQLPSHIMGSHDPAVRVLALALSLEQTDATAAKTLHEIFNILADPDNTERLRAGLVPYLPDFSERVADAILMGCAMLDPARRKLVSHLLTEWHQVLETRTQGVP, from the coding sequence ATGCTCGCCCTTCTTGCAGTGGGCTATGCGATCGGCTGGAGCGCCGTGCATTCGATGCTGGTCAAGCGTTTGGGCATAGAATATCTGCCATACACATACATTGGCATCAGTTTGCTCGGAGTAGTCGGCAGCTCGATTTATCTTTCCTTCGCCGACGCGGTTCGGAGGGATCGCCTGCTGATCTGGTTTTGCGGCCTGACCGGACTGGCTCTGTTGGCTTCACGCTTATTGGTCACCGCCCGACCCGATGCCGAGCCCAACGCCACGCCTTCACTGGCGCTCTTTTTCGCGGCTGTTTTTTTTGCCCAGGGAGTCGGCAACGCGACCCTCGGCACACAGGTGTGGACCATTGTCAACGATCTCCTGCGCCCTTCACAAGGCCGTAGGATTTATCCAATGCTGGGCACGGCGGGAACGATAGGCGGCATCGCCGGGGGCGCTTCGATACACTTCCTGGCCGAACGCTTCGGCACTGCGAACCTGATAGTGCTTTGGGCATTTGCCATTCTGGCCATCATCCCGATGACCTTGTTCGTACGGGCGCGTTTCGGCGGGGAATTACGAGGCTTGCGGCCAAATCATCTTGCCAAGAAAGCCCACTCTGAACGTCTCGGCGAAGGGGTACGTTTTTTCCTTTCCTCCAGGATGGCCAGAACCCTTGGCGTCGTCGCCTTGCTTTTCTGGATCGTTGGCTCCATAGCGGACTTCCAATACACCAGAATCATGAACAACACATTCACCGATGAGGCGTCTCTGGCAGGATACTACGGAATTTATGGAATGCTCATCAATGCCAGCGGCCTTGTGGTGCAATTTTTTTGCAGCGCGTATTTAATTCGCCGGATCGGTGTCGGCCGAGGTTTCCTGGCCCTTCCTGCGACGGCCCTGGGAGGGTTTGCCCTGGTTGGAGCATCCTTCACCTTCTGGCCAGGCTTGGTGCTGCGCTACGCATGGGACATGGTAGGGATGACCGTCCAGGGCAATTCCTATCAACTCGCCCTCAATGCCATCCCTTCCAATTTACGCGGGCGGATGCGAGGCCTGCTTGACGGGGTGATCAATCCCCTCGGCGGGGTTTTCGGCGGACTCCTCATCCTTGGCTTGCACTTCTTTTTCGATCACCGTCTTGAAACAGGATGGAATGATCCCGTCACCTTGTCCGGCATGGTTCTTACTGTGGCCTGGATTTTCTTCGTGCTCAGCGCCAGGGAAAGCTATTTCAGCCTGCTAGAAAACAACATGAAATCCAATGAGCGCCGGACAGTCTTGGATGCGATTGAAAGCCTGGAGGAGCCTGGAAGCCAACGGGCTGCTGAACTCCTCGATCTTGCGGCAACAAGCCAAGATCCTGAGATTCGCGCCAGTGTCGCCCGCACCAGAGGAGGAAGCCGCGACCAGTATGCCTTGGCCGGCCTCCTCCAATCCGTCCACGACGAGAACTATCGGGTTCGCTTGGCGGCTGTGCGATCCCTGGCCCGGTTCCCCGCCGGCATCCCCGGGCCTGCCCAAACCGAGATTGACCGGCTGCTTGAATCTGATCCAGAGCCCCAGGTGCGAGCCGCAGCCTTCCAAGCTCTTCTGGCAGGGCATTGCGCCGGGGAAGCCCGTTCGTTAGCCGACAAGTGGCTTGGCCATACGGATCCTCGTATCCGCGCTCATGCCGTTGAAGCCGTCGGGAGGACGAACTGGGACCATCGCCCACTTCTGGCTCCCTTGCTGTCCGATCCAGCCCCACTGGTGCGGGCCTGGGCCGCACGGGTTTTGCTGCGCGAGGAAACGACCCGGGAACAAGCAACACAAGTGCTTGCCCTTGTGCTGGAAGATGTCGCAGCCGGAACAGATGCCCATGAGCTTGCTTTGGCGACCCTTCATGGCAGCGGGCCAATGCCTGCGATACAACTCCCCAGCCATATCATGGGTTCACACGATCCCGCCGTGCGCGTTCTCGCTTTGGCGTTAAGCCTTGAACAGACGGATGCCACGGCGGCGAAAACGTTGCACGAAATTTTCAACATCCTTGCCGATCCCGATAATACAGAACGGTTGCGAGCCGGTCTTGTGCCGTATTTGCCCGACTTCTCAGAACGTGTAGCGGATGCCATCCTTATGGGCTGCGCTATGTTGGACCCGGCTCGACGCAAGCTTGTCTCCCACCTCCTGACCGAGTGGCATCAGGTGTTGGAAACCCGGACCCAAGGCGTCCCATGA
- a CDS encoding ankyrin repeat domain-containing protein yields MKRLSWLWLAPLLLGLSVASPAPAEHTTSGTRLVRLGDLDALNAWLEHGSSDPNQADDDGWTPLLAAAARGRADMVALLLKHPGHPSDPGVRFAPSQALAVHLAAQSGDVASVALLLDARPGDLEEKLPVNGHTPLLQAVFYNRTALTKMLLDRGADTAATTLRGLSALALARQFGNSELIGLLETRPPAEEAVAKDYADNLARIREHPASGEEAAQAAVDAAASAIAMALVEAGRQGTPPEELLMRLQQLLDACQVNRLAGDLRQPLLVIAVTGGNAEPHPENARSFRTLLVKSLLARGADPLQKEKHPMGTQSITRAAAFGHVTSLREMAASLEPHRLKAALNEVPAVNGYTTLHDAVVRAGTAADPSGYLETIRWARLHGSRDDLEDFNGLTPRDHAEALADPVRRTLVMEAMGSPGGQP; encoded by the coding sequence ATGAAAAGATTGTCCTGGCTCTGGTTGGCGCCGCTGCTGTTGGGCCTCTCGGTCGCCAGCCCGGCCCCCGCCGAGCACACGACGTCGGGCACAAGACTTGTCCGTCTTGGCGACCTGGACGCCTTGAACGCTTGGCTGGAGCATGGATCGAGCGACCCCAACCAGGCCGATGACGACGGCTGGACTCCGTTGCTGGCGGCGGCGGCCAGGGGCCGGGCCGACATGGTGGCGCTCTTGCTCAAGCATCCAGGCCACCCGTCTGATCCGGGAGTTCGCTTTGCCCCCTCGCAGGCCCTTGCGGTGCATCTGGCCGCCCAATCTGGGGATGTGGCTTCCGTGGCTCTTTTGCTCGATGCCCGCCCGGGCGATCTGGAGGAAAAACTCCCTGTCAACGGCCACACGCCGCTTCTTCAGGCTGTTTTTTACAATCGGACGGCGCTGACAAAAATGCTGCTTGATCGGGGGGCCGACACTGCGGCCACCACGCTGCGTGGTCTTTCGGCTCTCGCCTTGGCCAGGCAATTTGGCAACAGCGAGTTGATCGGCCTGTTGGAGACGAGGCCTCCTGCTGAGGAGGCCGTGGCCAAGGACTATGCCGACAATCTGGCCCGAATTCGTGAGCATCCGGCCTCCGGAGAAGAAGCCGCCCAGGCTGCCGTCGATGCTGCCGCGTCGGCCATTGCCATGGCCCTTGTCGAGGCTGGACGCCAAGGCACTCCGCCCGAGGAGTTATTGATGCGTCTGCAGCAATTGCTTGACGCCTGCCAAGTGAACCGCCTGGCAGGAGACCTGCGGCAACCGCTTCTCGTGATTGCCGTGACCGGCGGCAACGCCGAACCCCATCCTGAAAATGCCAGGAGCTTTCGGACGCTCCTCGTTAAAAGTCTTCTCGCCCGGGGAGCTGATCCGCTGCAAAAGGAAAAACATCCGATGGGCACCCAGTCCATCACACGCGCCGCAGCTTTCGGGCACGTCACCTCCTTGCGCGAAATGGCCGCAAGTCTTGAGCCGCATCGACTGAAAGCCGCGCTCAACGAAGTTCCTGCCGTGAACGGGTACACCACCCTGCATGATGCCGTCGTACGCGCAGGCACTGCGGCCGACCCCTCGGGATATTTGGAAACCATCCGCTGGGCCCGGCTCCACGGCTCTCGCGATGACCTCGAAGATTTCAACGGACTTACCCCAAGAGACCATGCCGAAGCCCTGGCGGACCCCGTCCGTCGCACTTTGGTCATGGAGGCGATGGGAAGCCCTGGCGGGCAGCCCTGA
- a CDS encoding STAS domain-containing protein: MSGSKPLQETVRNDCLLIALQGKLDASTTPGLQQQLCDKLRCGQKFLALDFSAVSYLASSGLRMLLVLSQLAGSLEGRIVLCGMDQTMRDMLTISGFAPYFPQAQNTEEAFRLLET, translated from the coding sequence ATGTCTGGATCAAAACCGCTCCAAGAAACCGTCCGCAACGATTGCCTGCTTATCGCCCTCCAAGGCAAGCTGGATGCCTCCACCACGCCCGGTCTCCAACAGCAGCTTTGCGACAAGCTACGCTGCGGGCAGAAGTTCTTAGCATTGGATTTTTCCGCTGTTTCCTACTTGGCCAGCAGCGGACTGCGGATGCTGTTGGTGCTCTCCCAACTGGCTGGATCGCTTGAAGGTCGTATCGTCTTGTGCGGGATGGACCAAACCATGCGGGATATGCTGACAATATCGGGGTTTGCTCCGTATTTCCCGCAAGCCCAGAACACGGAGGAAGCCTTTCGGCTGCTGGAAACATGA
- a CDS encoding type 1 glutamine amidotransferase domain-containing protein, whose amino-acid sequence MKKTPAVFAAATAISFLVFAVIAVQAAEKPTRNKRVLFVASEFGYWGEELVAPYEILEAAGYKVDFATPKGGKPLALPPSMDTNYVDPPLGKKVTTPEMAAKVAALENSTRLNKPINLSAWLPGKPYLSSSTYLDDLHAYYDALDKADEEIRKYDALVIVGGSGPILDVANNKRVQDLIRLFLKQDKPVAGICYGVAAIAFTRDEITDRSVVFGKRVTGHPVVHDYNDGHGYIKIDHIFPGAPYQLEYILKDAVGPDGQFIANIGKRTSVIVDYPIITARTTFDSTLCGEKLVEVLNQGLTRYGW is encoded by the coding sequence ATGAAAAAGACGCCCGCCGTTTTCGCAGCGGCCACAGCCATCAGTTTTCTCGTCTTTGCCGTCATCGCCGTCCAGGCGGCGGAAAAACCCACCAGAAACAAACGCGTTCTTTTTGTGGCGTCAGAGTTCGGCTACTGGGGGGAGGAACTCGTTGCTCCTTATGAAATCCTCGAGGCCGCCGGCTACAAGGTGGATTTTGCCACGCCGAAAGGCGGCAAACCCCTTGCTCTGCCTCCCAGCATGGATACGAATTACGTGGACCCCCCGTTGGGCAAGAAAGTGACAACCCCGGAGATGGCCGCCAAAGTGGCTGCCCTGGAAAATTCCACCCGCCTTAACAAGCCCATCAACCTCTCGGCCTGGCTGCCCGGCAAGCCCTATCTGAGTTCCTCCACCTACCTGGACGATCTTCATGCCTACTACGACGCCCTCGACAAAGCCGACGAGGAAATCCGCAAATATGATGCCCTCGTCATTGTCGGCGGTAGCGGGCCGATCCTTGATGTGGCCAACAACAAGCGCGTGCAGGATTTGATTCGCCTTTTTCTCAAGCAGGACAAGCCCGTTGCCGGCATTTGCTATGGTGTGGCCGCCATCGCGTTTACCCGCGACGAAATCACGGACCGAAGCGTGGTTTTCGGCAAACGCGTGACAGGCCATCCCGTCGTCCACGATTACAATGACGGCCACGGATACATCAAAATCGATCACATTTTTCCCGGAGCGCCCTATCAGCTTGAGTACATCCTCAAGGATGCCGTAGGACCGGATGGGCAATTTATCGCCAACATCGGCAAACGTACTTCGGTCATCGTGGATTATCCGATCATCACCGCCCGCACCACCTTTGACTCGACCCTTTGTGGAGAGAAGCTGGTTGAAGTACTTAACCAGGGTCTTACACGGTACGGCTGGTAG
- a CDS encoding ATP-binding SpoIIE family protein phosphatase: MNIERKLPRSLKTRFAVLALGCAGLIFILIAPPIIILSRTLLFERQVSIAREHFETMLTQGDSELRAIRQHAVSLADVLEQWPPKTYENWFWFLRYGMDQLPKAETLRVLFFQGNALTPPGMPGFYIRRVGEHAFEQGVITSQLEDPLSPAQAWSGEALEKKPSEYADGFWSHPHRPPESPEKSVMTVVAPVVQAKVQEETLVGLVGIDIPTPVIRDAIALRTTPIRHMVFVVDANRRIALASIKEPGLGVTEREAFAAKTEERPTLLAGLDLLYDPEKPSGWFVAANPINGESTCFVFDNFPHTGLKFVLAIPVRDLEGGWHRLAAGIIGLGVLAMLGMALLLRWTAGLATRNLDILREGVSHLRAGNLGTILPPGVSHDETADIIEAFNSMARELETAFARAEEMARTQQRNATEMDLARRIQQASLPETIFMPGCDIFARTLPAQEIGGDFYDYFPLPGGRLAFAVGDVSGKGVSAALFAARAGQLLRSAAHSCTPGEVITHVNAQLARSNTEMMFITLFFAVWTPAASRLEWVNAGHNPPLIKRKNGVLERLDHQSGPAIGPIPGIAYECQELLFCQGDELLVYTDGITEAPDLQAEQFGDARLEHIFTTPSTTSLEVRTSAVIEAVCDWQPAGDRFDDITLLLARPLAPPTVVVVPAALTEIETVVAAVQQAARAGGMSEAAVREMALGVCEAATNIIQYALGEDMARTFTVCYGWNEEALVIRFEDDGPQFDPDSLPLADTRSPLDQRQVGGLGWFLLRKVTDVARLDRVEAVNILTLARRRDRPTLS, encoded by the coding sequence ATGAACATAGAACGCAAACTGCCACGGTCTCTCAAAACACGGTTTGCGGTTCTGGCCCTTGGGTGCGCGGGACTTATTTTTATCCTCATCGCCCCGCCCATCATCATTCTCTCCAGGACGTTGCTTTTCGAGAGGCAAGTAAGCATCGCCCGTGAACACTTTGAGACCATGTTGACGCAGGGGGACAGCGAACTGCGGGCCATACGCCAGCACGCCGTGAGCCTCGCCGACGTGTTGGAACAATGGCCGCCCAAGACCTATGAGAATTGGTTTTGGTTTCTTCGATATGGCATGGACCAACTCCCCAAAGCCGAAACGCTTCGAGTGCTTTTCTTCCAGGGCAACGCTCTGACTCCCCCAGGCATGCCAGGTTTCTACATCCGACGAGTGGGAGAGCACGCTTTCGAACAAGGGGTCATCACGTCCCAATTGGAGGACCCGCTCAGTCCTGCCCAGGCATGGTCTGGCGAGGCGCTTGAGAAGAAACCCTCGGAATATGCCGATGGCTTCTGGTCGCATCCCCATCGCCCGCCCGAATCGCCGGAGAAAAGCGTCATGACGGTGGTGGCCCCGGTTGTTCAGGCAAAAGTCCAAGAGGAAACCCTGGTCGGCTTGGTGGGCATCGATATCCCCACTCCGGTGATCCGTGACGCTATTGCTTTGCGGACAACACCAATCCGACACATGGTTTTTGTTGTTGACGCAAACCGCCGCATCGCCCTGGCCTCCATCAAGGAACCCGGACTGGGCGTGACGGAGCGAGAAGCCTTTGCCGCCAAAACCGAGGAACGACCAACCCTTCTCGCCGGCCTGGACCTTCTCTATGATCCTGAGAAACCAAGCGGATGGTTTGTTGCCGCCAATCCCATCAATGGCGAGTCAACCTGTTTTGTTTTTGACAACTTTCCCCATACTGGGCTGAAGTTTGTCCTGGCCATTCCCGTGCGTGACCTGGAAGGCGGCTGGCACAGGCTGGCCGCCGGCATCATCGGATTAGGCGTGCTTGCCATGCTGGGAATGGCCCTGCTCTTGCGCTGGACCGCCGGCCTTGCCACCCGAAACCTGGACATCCTCCGCGAAGGCGTGTCGCATCTGCGGGCGGGGAATCTGGGGACAATCCTGCCCCCAGGCGTCTCCCACGATGAAACCGCCGACATCATTGAGGCCTTCAACAGTATGGCCAGGGAACTGGAAACAGCCTTCGCTCGCGCCGAAGAAATGGCGCGGACGCAACAACGCAATGCCACCGAGATGGACCTGGCCCGGCGAATCCAGCAGGCCTCCCTGCCGGAAACCATTTTTATGCCTGGCTGCGACATTTTTGCCCGCACCTTGCCTGCCCAGGAAATCGGAGGAGACTTCTACGACTATTTCCCCCTTCCCGGCGGTCGCCTCGCCTTCGCAGTGGGCGACGTCTCGGGCAAAGGCGTCTCGGCGGCACTGTTTGCGGCACGCGCAGGGCAGTTGTTGCGGAGTGCGGCGCACTCCTGCACCCCCGGCGAGGTTATCACCCATGTCAACGCACAACTCGCCCGCTCAAACACCGAGATGATGTTCATAACCCTGTTCTTCGCGGTCTGGACTCCCGCCGCATCCCGCCTTGAATGGGTCAACGCAGGCCACAACCCGCCCCTTATAAAACGCAAAAATGGTGTTTTGGAACGCTTGGACCACCAAAGCGGCCCAGCCATCGGCCCCATACCCGGCATCGCTTATGAATGTCAGGAATTGCTGTTTTGCCAAGGTGACGAGTTACTCGTCTACACCGATGGCATTACTGAAGCTCCCGATCTCCAAGCAGAACAATTTGGCGATGCCCGTCTTGAGCACATTTTCACCACGCCTTCCACAACGTCCCTTGAGGTCCGGACCTCGGCCGTCATCGAGGCGGTCTGTGACTGGCAACCCGCCGGGGATCGATTCGACGACATTACGCTGCTGTTGGCTCGCCCCCTCGCTCCTCCCACCGTTGTCGTCGTTCCCGCAGCCCTGACGGAAATTGAAACCGTCGTCGCTGCGGTGCAACAAGCCGCCAGAGCCGGCGGCATGTCCGAAGCGGCTGTCCGGGAAATGGCTTTGGGCGTCTGCGAAGCCGCCACCAATATCATCCAATACGCCCTTGGCGAAGACATGGCCCGCACCTTCACCGTCTGCTACGGATGGAATGAAGAGGCCTTGGTCATTCGTTTCGAGGATGACGGGCCACAATTCGATCCCGACTCACTGCCGTTGGCCGACACCAGATCCCCCCTCGACCAGCGTCAAGTTGGCGGGCTGGGATGGTTTTTGCTTCGTAAAGTTACGGACGTGGCCCGACTTGACCGCGTCGAAGCGGTCAACATTCTTACCTTGGCCCGTCGGCGGGACCGTCCCACGCTTTCCTGA
- a CDS encoding nuclear transport factor 2-like protein encodes MKKKDMTRRPLHLILVAVCLFCTASRLHASPGVLTEQQVQNVILGWFATTNEHRPTAELLAFADDNIEFRYPNLPDIQHGHAALRAWYENILKWAFDEVHEVVNWERIEIKDNRAVVKLLVRWERREWIVGEAHSRYLANFSWQTYELKKLPSDGRILVTKKTVDKYEPTTPIYQPAQ; translated from the coding sequence ATGAAAAAGAAAGATATGACCAGGCGTCCGTTGCATCTGATTCTCGTAGCTGTTTGTTTATTTTGCACCGCCTCGCGGCTCCACGCATCACCGGGCGTCCTCACGGAACAACAGGTGCAAAACGTCATTCTTGGCTGGTTCGCCACCACCAACGAACACCGTCCAACTGCGGAATTGCTTGCTTTCGCTGATGATAACATCGAGTTCCGTTATCCGAATCTGCCCGATATCCAACACGGCCACGCCGCTCTCCGGGCTTGGTACGAGAACATCCTCAAGTGGGCCTTCGATGAAGTTCACGAGGTCGTGAACTGGGAACGCATTGAGATCAAGGACAACCGGGCGGTGGTCAAGCTGCTGGTTCGCTGGGAACGCCGGGAATGGATCGTCGGAGAGGCCCACAGCCGCTATCTGGCCAATTTTTCATGGCAAACCTATGAACTGAAGAAGCTTCCGTCGGATGGACGCATCCTGGTGACCAAGAAAACCGTTGACAAATACGAACCCACCACCCCCATCTACCAACCTGCCCAATGA
- a CDS encoding STAS domain-containing protein, whose protein sequence is MTIALTGDITHANSSQWHERLLAALHDVKGLVVDAADLRMLSSAGLRMLLLLHRTAASRGQLLALASLPAAARDVMSVTGFLQHFAVYDNVEEAQKVLQAQP, encoded by the coding sequence GTGACCATTGCGCTCACCGGGGACATTACCCATGCCAATTCCAGCCAATGGCACGAGCGCCTCTTAGCCGCTTTGCACGACGTCAAAGGACTGGTGGTCGATGCCGCTGACCTGCGAATGCTCTCCAGCGCTGGGCTAAGAATGCTCCTGTTGCTGCATCGAACGGCCGCATCCAGAGGACAGCTTTTGGCTCTGGCCTCTCTGCCTGCTGCTGCACGCGACGTCATGTCAGTCACTGGTTTTCTCCAGCACTTTGCGGTTTATGACAACGTTGAAGAAGCGCAAAAGGTATTGCAGGCCCAGCCATGA